The genomic stretch GACAGACAAGACAACCGCACACATCCATGGATACATCAGATCGCATCCGCTGGAGATGCAGGAGAGGAGGTAGGCGCACGGGTGGTTCGCGATAATTCTCTACCAGAGTTGGTGACGAGTCCAATGAGAACTCATTAACCGACCGGCTTAATTAGCCAACGCCGGCCGCGATCGGACCAGTGCCTAGTAGGTGCAGGTAGCTAGCTACGGAACTGATGGATCGTGTGATGTGAGTTAGGGCTCGATCCAGGACGTGTGGCCGGCAAGTACATCTGTACATGCATTGAGATCATATGGACACATCGAAGCCATGGATGTGCAGCGCGCTACCAAACCTTGTGGTGGTTGACGGTAGCTAGCCCTCCCTCCATTAATGGGAGCTCACCGGAAAACAGTATCTGATGAGACGATCGCTGTCCGCTCACCGACCTGCGCAGCTATCCTATCATGGTCGATCCGTTGTGACACGCCGGGAGAATTGCGATGTCCGGAGAATCGTCGGGCTGTGGCCTGTGGGCGTGAGGTGTCCCGCTGACCAAATCATGGCAGGCAACCATGATAATGTTGTGTAATGCTGTGCAGCATAAGTGCATAACCGATCGATCATGGATGAGTGCAGTGGGTAAATTCCTCGATCGCTTCATGACAATTATTCCTAGTTGAAACATAGAGTGGTTGCTTGTGTTAGTGGTGCTGCTTGTTCGATTCTTTGGCTGCAAGTCTCTCGTTAACTAATCTAGTACTGCTCTTGCTACTAGTTACGATGATATCCTTGGCAAGTGCTTCAGAGACCTGAAGAATCGAATGGAATGATGTGCCACTACATCGGGAATGTTTGTTGCAATGAGTGGCCGGTTGTTACGATAGAGCGATCAGATGCACATTGTTTTTAGTTTTGCTTCCTCTCGTTGAGCAACCATGTTGGCATGGCATGCATGTTGGTCTTCTCCACTCTGTACTTCCCTAGTTTTCTAATCATTGGACAAAGAAAACTTCGCGCTTACCTGACGGCTCCTTCCACTTTCTCACTACATACTTTTAGGGCGGACAAAGAAAGCTACTCCACCAGTTGAGTTTTTAGTACCCCTCCATCTCAGAATAGgttttagttttgtttagatacagatgtatctagaattctagatacatattagttatagatacattctGTGTCTAGAAAAAGTTAAGGCGCCTAttttagatggagggagtatgttgaGTACTTCTATTTCTGAACTCTTAGTTTTGGAGCAAGAGCTCTGGCATAGGAATGCAGCATTTTGTCCATTCGAAATATTACCATCGGAGCATAATATCAGCTGATCAAGATATTCCCGTCCGTTTGATCCCTATATGAGCATATATTACCTTCAATATTTCTGGAAAATCGACTTGTAGACCATCTCTAAGGATGTTTCATTCAAAATTCTAGCATATTTCAAAATTTCGTAACCAAAGTTCTCAAAAAGACTTGAAAATTTTAGTGCATGGTTACAATATATTTCTATCACGCTAATTTTTTAATGGGAAATTGAACTCACAACTAGCTTCTGAAACGTAATGGCAAATATGTTGTCAAAATAGTTTACTTAGACCAGGCTTTGAATTGGGCCCATTTATACTACCAAACAAAATTTGTTAATTTTGGTTCTTGAGCGGCGAGTTAAAATCGTAATAGAAAACCCTAAATGACAGTCAGACGTAGCTACAATCGATCCTGTTACGTGTGTTACTTACTCTCCCAACCTTCTTCTCGCATGTCTCCACACAAAGCGCCATGTTTGGTTTTACCGATGCGCATGACTAGGCCGCACTATCTCCCACCACTACAATCCTTCCTCCTCATCAAGATCCACTCCTCTTATCTCTCTGTTCTCAGTCACCACCCCCATGGTCTCCGTCACCGGCGCCCAACTCTCACAACAGCACGGTCTCACCACTGTTGCAGATCCCGCGGGCTCCCGATGTCTCTTCATCCATATGTCCTCCCGCTGACACGCTGGTATAGAACGACGAGGACTCCACGTCTTTGGAGCAAATCTGGGCCTTCACAACCATCAACATCCTCGGTCGGCTCCATCGCATCCGAATAAGCTTGATGCATCTTGTCCAACTACATCAGAAccggctgttatcaccagaatttgaccgagtcagaggtgggccgcgatcaagatggacttgaagaatgtacatggaagaaatacgtgaatcggcctgttatgcaaagtttgggctagtttgcccgtgtatctgtaatatagtaggatacgtgtcggttagttagagtttgtctcgtgcacggtggggattattcccacgttagaaagtctacggactataaatatgtatctagggtttatggaataaacaacaatcacgttcaccaacaaatcaatctaggcgcatcgccaactcccttgtctcgagggtttcttccgggtaagcatcatgctgcctgcgatctaggcagtacaagtttattcgtcgttcatgcgttgctcgtactgaagcctttttgatggcgagcaacgtagttatcttagatgtgttagggttagcattgttcttcgtatcatatgctgtcgtagtgcaacccttagacatctagccgcccttacacctattttaggtgtaggggcggcaccccgcttgatcattatttagtagatccaatccgttatggttgctccttgttcttcaaggattagtttaatatctgcatagttaggccttacaaagggttggaggatccagcggcgtgtagggtgtagtttgctagccctaaacaggatgttccggggatcaacttcgtgttggtttttaggccttgtctaggatcggcttacgatcaccgtgcgcggccgcgaggcccaatcgtgagtaggacgttccgattatgcggtgaaaaccctaaatcgccatagatcgttttagctttatcttgattaagcaggaccaccatatattcgtacacctcgtgcgaatcatgggtggatcggctctttgagccgattcacaggacaactccgagagccgatcgaggctcgtatttaatgtttacgtgtatgccatgcaggaaactaagcgaggcatcttcatcaccttcccgaccgtgtataggtcgggtggcacgccctgcaccagcgatcggacgtgcgtgccggagttccgtgcgggccgtcgctcggagggaccaggggccagcccgcagccctaagttgctcccggctctctcgtgttgcccgtcgctgctcgccggtgggtttctgaccgcaacacattctggcacgcccggtgggacaatcttcgacatcaaccacatcgccatctacatctgagatggcggacggcactccagtcacgtacgaggatctgaccgagaagctcaagaagaagtacgacgaggtcgaagcgatcctcgaagccgatctcatcggctcttttcgcagaacccgctcacatggtatTCACTGAACGGCTTGGGCCTCTCCCATCTAAGAACAAGCAAGCTGACTCCTCTCGGGGAGAAGACCTCGAGGGGCTAAAAGATGATTGTGAAAGAGAAGAGGACAGatgccaccggccaaggtggtgccctgatagactcagccgttcccaaaggcgtagggttcagcgacggcGTGGcttagaggaagccgaaaggtagtATCTGCACGCGCTAAGGAAggtgcggcctgatctggccgcaaaagtccgacgaaccctggacgaagagggtcgaccacaaaggagagtatggcgccccaaacgaAGGAAAGCcggtgatgagacatcggctggcacaacgaGATGTAAGCCTCttttgagcaatacaatcaagaTAGGGGCCAATTCCAGCAATCGCCCCGTAGTATCCTTTCCATACGCTTCGCCTGCGTCcagcgtcgatctaacaggtgacggaaggctggggtatgggtttacatcggcttgcGAGCTCAAGGAAATCGGCATTAGTCCGGACTGCAGAGCCAATGTTCAGGTATAGCCCTATCGATAaccgcagagccgatatctgcagtaacctgacagattcggctcgggggggcacataATCAGGTAGACAGACGCATGGGCAATAAAAGCcgatggaaaatcggccagtaaaaaaaaatatagcaAGTACAGCTGAAACAGAGTCATCGACTTCAGAAGATCAAGTTCAGTGAAACATTTGTCTCTGAAGGCCCTACTGGAGAAACGCGccgagggcgtgaagggcgtcagcacggatgcgatccacctcggcgatctcagcctcgtcgtcctcgtctttaccCGTCACCGACCGATCGCTCAGTagtacgaatttcagccagatcggtcttcagatcggcagtGAGgccctttgcttcctcttgagaacgggcaataagggcttccttgtcttggataagctgcttggtcaccctgaccctctcttcaaggctctccagttccttgcgcagggtctcgagttcggcgctattggcagaagtgtccgttttggcgtccaaagcagccttcttctcgttgagccgttgacacttgtctgcaatatcggctctcaatggAAGCTGggtgtggcgaagagtaatcctttgtcgagccgattgcacccttgacttgaagaccgacagagtaacaactggccagagcttcacttgcagtgtcatagggagatggggctggatgtcttcgaggatgcctttgacttcctcggaattttcaatcagGGTCTCAATTGAGGAAGAGAGCAaatccttgagacgctggagtggaccatggatcGTGCTAGGACTGggctctccacttgccttggaagtagttggttcgatggattctggatcgaacgtcagcaagctcgagagatcacaaccctgacaaggcaaacaaagtgagtttagcaTACAACGAAGAAAGTGATAAAGCCAAGGAAAGGGGGTCTACCTCTCCCAAGgcaggaggagcagccgatgtaGTGATAATCGGCTTTTCTGTGGACTTGGCTAGGTCAGCCACTTGGCCAGCCGCgatcgtcgaggtggctaggtctagcgtggcggacggcatcagtacctcctcgacgTCTTCGCTGGAGGTTTCCTCGGTCTGCAggaggaagtggttagccgatccaaatggcaatgggttagcatgaagtGTAACCGgggagataattacatttgagacctcctggcttgatggagaAGCTCGTGGGTTGTTACGAGCCCTTttaacgcatcgacgcttcacgcgtgaccccgACTTGGTCGGGGCTTGGGGAGCAGGAGGCTCGGGAATCGACCTCTTCTTagaagccggcgctggcgaagccgtctggctctgggtggtggacctctcggaattgcccgagctcgaatcccTCTGGCTGGATTCTACGGCCCCGCTGGAGgtttcttcggtggaagtctgtagaAAAGAATACGAGCGTGTTGCAAAAGACCGGGAAAGCGGATAAATGTGGACAGGGCAcgaatcaacttacgtgcaagctttttgggcaggagctttgcgcttcggggtcttctcggcagccaccttcctcaccgccgtcctcgcccgagtcgaggctcgggggcaagcggccccgaagatgctttactctcggagccgatttcggtgaaatcggccgactcgcattatgactttcttcgtgGGTGGCGAGCTCCGGCGtaagagaaccactggggccggaggaaggaatacgaagggggagccatcggcttgcgtgggagctgggccatcttgttgctaccaggagatggagtcaggtcacagacaatcaccataagccaTTACAAGAAGTGTttaagtaatggtacctggtctgcagggacgtcatactcggcatcaagttgtctcagcaacggtcctagagcccttctgaagacatgggtcttccacatggaccaccaagtctcgaaaccatcggtagtgaatgagaaacggaggtcgtggggaattggaatggccaaagcatcaaagaaggtataacacctttggccagtaaggatgtcgTGCGGTTCAGCTACGCTTGCCGtcgggtggtgtaagaagaagtgtggaggcacctgcccaagaccaagctgtcgggctaccactaccggttggtaacactcataaccaggcttgatgatccggttcgaggtactcatgccaacggggagaaagcaaggacgaatcatgatagaatacagatgctgggtgctagcgtcatcggcaaagttatccaattgaaaggagactgggttttcaaagttctccgattcagtataaggaaagaacagggggttgtccaaaccttggaagaaaatcttgaaccaccccgctctgcttccttagggatcagcctgctgcctgggagaccatacaaagcttggccgtagctggtgcatcggatatcctttccattagcatctggaaaggtgcaggtggtcaaaggtgggaagtctgggatctggttctgaaagtatagctgcgcccataactgaataaaccaccaggggccgccagttttaactgtcttttgagagaacagtttgacagacatcagttgaagagatcgatagacctctccaagaaacagtttgcctaggccaagttgggtgcctttggcaagttcataggccagggaaaggtaattcttggtaggggcaagtgatgggccacagaatacgaagtgctccaaccagaagttcaggaaggctgtgtgttctctctctgtcacagggcccttggttttcatataacgattgaggtaggcaccccagctggtacactcttttttagaagaaagggtgaaagggactttcggcagtttgaatgcagaagggcttggggatgcaatgtctaggcctgtgatcatggccacatccagcagagttggtgtcatagggccatggccaaacatgaagcagttcggtgcgtcggaccgtaagtagccgatggttttcggaatattttcattcttctcaaggggagacaatgataatgacaaagcatcggctatccctatggcttcctgagtggcataatgggttttggatactctattgtaccatgccacccaaccctcgagaggattaggccgggctcgcagGCGGTCGGCCCGGGAAGTCGGATCTAAGttcgattcacgaaggggattctgttagcttcgcatgaaattaagagggcgggactctcggaagaacgaggaccgaggcacatagaatttgcgagagaaggatgtggcagtaggatgtctgaaacctaaattaataATGGAAcaaaacattaattcaggtgtttgctattAATCCTAATGTCGAATGGCCAGAggaggttaaggattaccttcagatcggagaccatggcgttggtattggatgattccgccattggatgcgctgtaGAGTTGGGGGCGGCGTGGTCGAGATCTGGGATGCAGGTGGCCGTGAGTTGGAACtactcaggcggcgatttggggatctgagtttgctttctcagacggaggtcgcaggttaccgtttggaggggcggctaggtcgaccttactcgtgtttttatggtagagaccgatgcgatgccatcggctcttttgggagatcgtttgactttgactatcggcaaaaagtTGACTGgaaatatttcttcattaataaaaggagggttttttacaatgaagagccgattgctcaagaaaaggggaacaaaagaagagccgattgttcgcgtactactgatcctattttactaatcctcgctgccctcgtcgtcggcgtcgtagctgccgccggcgctgcttcgggagaactcctcgtcatcgctgccccagccttcggccggagcttcttcctcttcgtcatcatcgtcgtcttcactgtccgcccaagcacggaagcgcttcgccggcgggtacccagcggaggaggaggagtcgtcttcctcctcttcttcctcttcctcctcgtcttcctcttcctcctccttatcGGAGGAAGTGGGATTCCTCCATGAGTagaggtcatcctcgctctcgctctccagtTCCCCTTCAATGAGAAACTGGAGGTCGCCCTCCCCATCAGTCAGGGGCATGTCGCCATCTGAcatgaagtcgaagtcccactcgggCTCTGACAtcggctcactcgaggaagaagattggaaagagaggccggaggagatggaggaagaagaagacattgctacaaggaaagagggcttttcggtgccgatagctagaacagaggagggGGATAAAAAAGCGAATcagtcggcacagttaaataagggggagcctaatggagatttaatgccattgcagtttccaaggaagtggtgctaaagctatcaaattttgcagagaagttgagaagacaaggcatcatgatgaaggatactgcgacggttctgctctgccacgacatgacccgacgaagaaaaacagagtgattttggaattatcaattccaaaaccaggggggcatgtgttatcaccagaatttgaccgagtcagaggtgggccgcgatcaagatggacttgaagaatgtacatggaagaaatacgtgaatcggcctgttatgcaaagtttgggctagtttgcccgtgtatctgtaatatagtaggatacgtgtcggttagttagagtttgtctcgtgcacggtggggattattcccacgttagaaagtctacggactataaatatgtatctagggtttatggaataaacaacaatcacgttcaccaacaaatcaatctaggcacatcgccaactcccttgtctcgagggtttcttccgggtaagcatcatgctgcctagatcgcatcttgcgatctaggcagtacaagtttattcgtcgttcatgcgttgctcagtaccgaagcctttttgatggcgagcaacgtagttatcttagatgtgttagggttagcattgttcttcgtatcatatgtctgtcgtagtgcaacccttagacatctagccgcccttacacctattttaggtgtaggggcggcaccccgcttgatcattatttagtagatccgatccgttatggttgctccttgttcttcaaggattagtttaatatctcgcatagttaggccttacaaagggttggaggatccagcggcgtgtagggtgtagtttgctagccctagacaggatgttccgggatcaacttcgtgttggtttttaggccttgtctaggatcggcttacgatcaccgtgcgcggccgcgaggcccaatcgtgagtaggacgttccgattatgcggtgaaaaccctaaatcgtcatagatcgttttagctttatcttgattaagcaggaccaccatatattcgtacacctcgtgcgaatcatgggtggatcggctctttgagccgattcacgagacaacctcgagagccgatcgaggctcgtatttaatgtttacgtgtatgccatgcaggaaactaagcgaggcatcttcatcaccttcccgaccgggtataggtcgggtggcacgtccTGCAccgaagcatcggacgtgcgtgccggagttctgtgcgggccgtcgctcggagggaccagggccagccgcagccctaagttgctcccggctctcctgtgttgcccgtcgctgctcgccggtgggtttctgaccgcaacaccggcGCCAACATACATGGGCTGCTCCATCGCCTCATCCGGCAACCGGCAAAATCGACCATGGCGGTGCCTCCATGGTCATTGGGGAAGGCCTCATTTTGGAGGATTTTGATCGATGCTGCACATGTTGTTTCGTTTTACTACATTTGCGCATAGTTTTTGATGTGTAAGCAGGGCAAAGTACTACGATGATTTTTCTGTGTATGCTACATGCATGTTCCTGTAAAGTTGGATAAGATAGGCAAAAAATGTTGGATGTATTGCAGAGGAATGTTGCAAAGTGATATCGCATAACTGAAAACGATACATACATTAAAAAATGTTACATTTGAGATTTTTTTGTAGAATAATTGGCTGATTCTCAAAGAAATGTTGCAAAACAGTGTCACATTTTAGAAAATGCTACACACATATAAAAAAATTGCTAATTTCGGGATTTTTTTTTCTACACTGACATTTTTGCGGCATAACATCAAGCAATATTTTTTTTGTTCCATTTTTTAGCGACTTAGAGAAAATGTTGCAGACCGATGCTAGATAGTCTGAAAAAATTGCTACATGCAAAATATTTTTGCTACATTGATCGGACTCGCAGCGAGATTCACCAGTTAAGTGCATCTGACGGCTCTATGAGCCGGTTGATTCACCCTGTGACTGCCATCGAGCAGATGTAGTTGTCGCACTCTCGAGCGTGCGTGATTCAACTACGCGCGCAGCTCTCCAACACCAAGACAGGTGAGCTTCTCGCGAGTCGCGACGGCCTACTTCAGCCGACGAGATGGCGGCCGCCGGCAAGCAGATGGAAGATGATGACCTGACCTCTCAGATCTTGGCGGGGCTGGACGCGGATTACCAATCCGTTTTTGTCGGCCATCTCAGCATCAGGACGCGCCGGCACGCCTCTCACCTTAGCGACCTCTTCGCCGAGCTTTTGGTCGCGGAGGGCAGGCTTGAGGCCGGCGCAGAACCCGGGCGCCCAGCTCGGTAGCTAGGGTGCAGCCGTGTCGTCGATCTCATATGTACTGGCCTTCGTCCAACGGCCTGAAATATCTGCAGGCCGCGCTGTCGGCCTGGCGGCAGCTGCACACCTCCCCGCCGCGGAAGCCGAGGTGGTGGCAGAGGCAGACCGGCTGCTGCGAGTGCGAAGTGGGCGTGTCGGCCGCCGGCGGGCCGACGGAGAGGTCGAGGTTGAGGTCGGGGCACCGCGGCTCGCCCATGCTCGtggcgccgctgctgccgccgtccGAGGGCGAGGACTCGACCGGCGCCGGCGAAGATGGCGTTTTCTTCGTCGTCAGGGCGAACATCGTGGCGGGCGCCCTAGTCGGCACTGCTATGTTCTGCGGCGGCGCCGGGCGGTACGACGGTGCGTTGGCGCCGTCGGCCGTGATAGGGCGGTGCGTGTGCGGGTCCATGCCGCGGGAGAGTAGCTTGCGCTTGATGTGCGTGTTCCAGTAGTTCTTGATCTCGTTGTCCGTCCTGCCCGGCAGCTGCCCGGCGATCAGAGACCACCTGAACGAAACATTACCGTCGTCAGCAAAGAATGCAATAGCAACAGACCGGCGATCGGCAGTGAGTGTGTTGGAGGACGATGAACAGGGGCTTACTTGTTGCCGAGGAGGGCGTGGAGGCGGATGATGagctcgtcctcgtcgccggtgAAGTTGCCGCGCTTGAGGTCGGGGCGGAGGTAGTTCATCCAGCGGAGGCGGCAGCTCTTGCCGCAGCGGAGCAGGCCCGCCGACTTGGGCAACGAGCGCCAGCAGCCCTCGCCGTTGGCCCGGATGTAGGCGATGAGGCGCTGGTCCTCCTCCTTGGTCCAGGCGCCCTTGTTGGTGTGCTCCTTCTCGCAGCACGGTGACCTCCCCATGCCGTTCAGACCGGAGCTAATCAAACTTCCTCTCTCGCAGCAGGGCGGCGGGCGGGCATGCAAGAGCAGAGCAGAGGCAGCTAGGTCGCTCCTGTCGCTGAGGCGGGCAGAGTGGATGCGGAGCTGTATATATGGCGCCTGCGCGCGTGCTGGGTGAGCGTGCTGTACGAGTTGGTTGTGGCCTTCTTCTTCTCCGATCGCCATTGACTCGGCGGCATGTAGTGAGTTTGACGTGGTGGGGTGGGTTGGGTGGTGGTTGCGGGCGGGGGAGGCGGTGCGGTTGCGCGGTGGAGCCTCCGTGTTTTTGATCCCTTGTTGGTACTACTCGGTTTGGTAGCTAGAATTTGTTGAGGATTTTAAATCCATGGCAGACGTCGCTGCTAGGTGCGGGTACGGTTGGATGCTCGTGTTTATGAGTAGAAAGTTGGTACGTACCCGTGTTGGATGGATGACAGAAAGACGGAACACATTGACTGACAGGCATTATACTGGAGTACTACAATATACCAAAACAACATAAATGCAAGGAAAACTTGTCAACTCGATCAAGCTCTACTGTGATCAGATTTTATCATATGATCAACTGATTTTTGGTATACTATCCGGTAAAGTTAGTAAAGAGCATGACCACTGGCGCCCTTGCAACTATGTCCGGAAACAATGCTGACACGTGCGTTTTGGAGAACCGATAGAAGCGCTCTTTGGGGACGGGTGACTATTGGTAAAATAGTCGGTCCCAAGCATCACAACATCCTGCATCCATTGTtgcgtgttcttcttcttcttccccagccTAGAACATCCCTGCCGAGGTGAAGCACTAATCTTTGGTCATAAATGAAAATGACAAAATATGATCATCAACTTCTCGTCTTCACTGGTGGCAGCATCGACTTCATATTGCATCAGTTGATGCATCAAACATCTCATCATCTCTACCCATAGTCTAGTTCGAAGCAAGTAAATAAACGAACGCTCCACTAAAAAATGGAGAAAATTTTCCTAACATTGGCTTCATCTTTACTTGGACATTCGGCCAAACAATTCGTGGGAAGGGTGGCCGTGAGGTGCTTTTAAACGTCGAAAAGCCACATCGTTGAGCTGCACATGTCGGTCGAGGTGAGGGGTCATCGCAAACTACAAACAACGGCGGGCGGCGGCAGCAGATGACTCATCCGGAGATGGGGTGGCTTCCTACTATGGCGGGGTGGGTGAGGAGAATTGGCGGTGGCTATGTAGTGTTTCCGATCATCTATGATTGCCGGACTAGACGATGTCGAAGCGAGGATGGGGTGATGGCGTATTGGCGGCAGAGCcaagggagagagagaagagggtgTGGGAAAACGCCTTCAGTCATTGGCGAGTGGAGCCCGTCTGTCTATTCCATACGCTGTCATGCTTGCTGCAGCCCACGAGCCAGCCCTTATATATGGATCGAAGCTTGTGCAGGCTAGCTGGACAAAATTTTGGAAGCGGCCCAATGCCGGCATCAATTTGGGGCGGACGGTGGGAGGGTGGCACCTATACCCCCTCCCGTGAGCAGTGCACGCACGCAGGGCTCCCCGTTGCCCGTTCGTGTTGGGGCAGCCTAGCCACCCAAGGAAAGGTTCTTTTGTGATTTTTTCTATTCCTTTTTCTGAAAAAATAAGATTTAAAACCTTTTAGATTATAAAAACTGTCCAAAGTTCAAaaggttcaaatttaaaaattatttaaattcaaaatttgttcaaatgttaaatttgttcaaaatttgaaacattttcaaatttaaaattttccaaatttaaaaTTGCTCCAAATTAAAATTTGCTTGAATTGAAAATttatcaaattttaaaaaatatgttAAAAAAccgaaaaaacaaaacaaaagacaaaAAAACGTAAaatcaaaaaaaggaaaaatgaaaacCAGTAGAAAACAGACCAAACCGGGAAAAGAACcgcagaaaaaacaaaataagaacCAGATGGGCCGCGGCCCGCTCGCTCTCACGGACGTTAATCCGGAGCCTGTTTTCAAGTGGGCGCCTCGAAAGACCGTTAGGGAAGGCATTCGGTACCCTGTGGCCAGGGCGGATTCTCTACCCTGCAAGAACCAAGGCAGAGGTACAGTACCCT from Lolium rigidum isolate FL_2022 chromosome 4, APGP_CSIRO_Lrig_0.1, whole genome shotgun sequence encodes the following:
- the LOC124650153 gene encoding myb-related protein 308-like; translation: MAIGEEEGHNQLVQHAHPARAQAPYIQLRIHSARLSDRSDLAASALLLHARPPPCCERGSLISSGLNGMGRSPCCEKEHTNKGAWTKEEDQRLIAYIRANGEGCWRSLPKSAGLLRCGKSCRLRWMNYLRPDLKRGNFTGDEDELIIRLHALLGNKWSLIAGQLPGRTDNEIKNYWNTHIKRKLLSRGMDPHTHRPITADGANAPSYRPAPPQNIAVPTRAPATMFALTTKKTPSSPAPVESSPSDGGSSGATSMGEPRCPDLNLDLSVGPPAADTPTSHSQQPVCLCHHLGFRGGEVCSCRQADSAACRYFRPLDEGQYI